CCTAAGCTTAGGACTGTGTTCTAACTTATTTTGTAAActaatttgtttttaaatttcataATCAATCACCAAAGAAGACATGGAAAACTTAGTTTTAGGCCTTGGTTAATGGCTTGCTTGTCCTGGTTCTGTGGTTCATTGAGTGGTTATAAAGTTTTAGTGGCAGTCTTGCTTTTGTTGGCAGAGATCACTTGTACTACTTCAGTTGGAGATGTACGTACTACGTAGTTATGCTTGactaaaagaaataaaactgtTTGTAATGTTATGTATGTAATATGCTGGTGTCAATTTGATAATTAAAACCGAGCTCTGAAGCAATGCAAGTATTGCAATGTCTTCTTACATGCAGAAGGGGTTGGGGTCTCTTAAACATGTAGTTCTATGTTTGTTCGATTTCTTCATTCATgtgtataaaaaaaatgcacTTGGGTGGACTCCCCATTTTATTGCTCGATGGTTCTCAATAAATTTAGTCTTTCACTAATTAAGTGAGGGGATACTTTGCGAAAAAGGGAGGAGACGAACACAATAAACAAATGGATTATATCTGTTTTTTGTAAGTAATAAAGATAgtgttccaatttttttttgtagacaCCTAACTTTaggtaagaaagaaagaaggctTAATTACATATTTGGTCCCTCATCTGTACCTTTTCACGATTTCGGTCCCCAACAAAAATCAATTACATTTTGGTAAAGTTGGGTGGTCTTCCCTATTCTGTTGCGATCCCACACGAATATCCAAAAAATCAGCTGCGACGGCGAATTGAGATTTGACGTGCCATGCCATCTCGGGAGATAGGGGCAACATGATGCCACGATTCTAATAAGTAATAACTAAGGTTACATGATAATAAAATGAGTTTGGAACATTTACCCTCTTAAGCAAATAACTAAATAGTAAATGAACTCTAGTGTCCCTTTTTAATGTGCACTAATAAATTATTCTTGCCTATTGAGACATATTCATCTTCAATAGACCTTCCAGGCTGACACAGAAAAGAGTGGCTTATCATTCCAACACACAAACAAACATTTATTTTCTTGAAGAAGCTTATATCCATTTCCATAGCCTTGTAATTCCTTTTTTGCCTGCATCATCCAGTCATATCTGATAGTTTCCCTCCCAAACCCAGCCAATTCAAGCCTTGGGATCCAAGTCTCAAGTTTCTCATGcctctcttttctctcaacCCCTTCACATGCAACAATGTTCTTTATTTCATCCCCTAATAAAGTCCTCTCCAGCATGATTCTCTCCACAGCTGTTCCTAAAAAAGTTGATTCCAAGCATTTGAACAATGCCCCATAAAAGTCCAATGCTTTGTCAACCCTTTCTGTCAAAGAAGAACCATTGACATTGGACTCTTGTTCAGTAATCACCACCAGTCTAGGTTGGAGCTTCCTGAGGCCATTTAGAAATCCTTCCATCTTGGGTGAAGAAGCACATATAGGAAATGATAACAGAGATGAACCAGAACTCTGGTTGATCTTTTTTTTCCCAAGGACCTCCTTAAATGTGCTTTGATTCATTGATTCCGATGGGGGGTTCCTGCAGCTGGACATTGAATCATCAGTGGCCAGAAGAGAGTGAAGCTGAAGCACTGAGCTAATTGCAAGAGGCTCTCCTTTCTCCACAGGCAAACTTTCAAGGTCAAGATTCTCCAGAGAGCTCACAATAGCATTGAATTGGAGATGGAAATTAAACTTTTGAGCTTCAACTCCCAAGTGAAGGGCCATTTGCTCTAAAACTTCCTTCTTCTCATGAATGGCTGTAATTTTCAGAAGTAGTGGCTTCTTTTGTTGTTCTTTTAACCTCTGCATGAGGTAAATCCACTGAGCAGCTTCAGATGCACTGAGATCAATGACATGGATCACTTCTTCCCCTTTCATGGCTTCAGCAATGGCATGACTTGAGATCACATAAGCAATCTTCAAAAATGGATAAAACTGAAAGAATAAATTCTTTACTAATAGTTCTTCAGAGGTTGACAATgtttttggcaaacttagagCTTTAGGTACACCTTTCAGATTTTTCAGCACTTGGAAAGCTAGTCCCTCACTGACATAGGTGGCTACCCTCTGCATTGCATCACCATAAGGGGAAGCGATGTGAGCAAGATACTCCAGCGCATTATCTGCATATTCAATGCTTCCTGACTCAATAAACATAGCACAGGCATTAATAATACGAGCCAGGTATTTTCCCCTATCTTCTTCATTCATATCTTTGAGCCATGCATATGGTGAACCTAATCCAAAAGATAACTTCATCAGAGAAACTGAAAAAGAAACACTATGTACACTTGAAAAGAGTGTAATAAAGGATAATTGTTCCTCTTCAATCATTTCCACCCTTAACAGGAAAATGAGCTTGAATTTAGAACAGATATAAATACAAGGTCCATGGAGAAATTGCTCTACCTTTCATTTATGGTTATCACATAATTACAGaagaaaaaattgtaatttCTGAAGAAAAACAAATTGTGCATGAGATGATAAAGCACTTATGGTGCCTAATAAGAGATTGACCAAATGGAAAGGGAGAAATAATTTGAaggtttcaagtttcaacaacaTAAAGCAGTGAAAAAGTAACAGAGATTTATTCTCTTCTTTGTTGGAACATATACTTTCTTCTTATATTTCTTGAAGACTAATATTCTACTATGTAGAGTGAGTATTAGTATATACCTAGGTCCATAAGTTACCCTTTGGTTCACCTAAATGACCAGCAATCTCTCAAGATCTTTACTACGCTCCCAATCCAATTAAAAACACAGATGAAAACTTCCTAGAGGATCCAAATGTTCCGAAAAGAGAATGCAAAGCTCCAAAGGGACTGTGGTGTCTGATTATATAGGGAAGTGAATCAATATAAGTTAAAGTAATTGTAATCCATTCAGTAAGAGACAATAAAAGGAGTTGTTCTTGTCACCATTGATTTGTACAACTTtgatcaaatttatttttgctCTCCT
This portion of the Lotus japonicus ecotype B-129 chromosome 3, LjGifu_v1.2 genome encodes:
- the LOC130748606 gene encoding GRAS family protein TF80-like isoform X2 — its product is MDLGSIEYADNALEYLAHIASPYGDAMQRVATYVSEGLAFQVLKNLKGVPKALSLPKTLSTSEELLVKNLFFQFYPFLKIAYVISSHAIAEAMKGEEVIHVIDLSASEAAQWIYLMQRLKEQQKKPLLLKITAIHEKKEVLEQMALHLGVEAQKFNFHLQFNAIVSSLENLDLESLPVEKGEPLAISSVLQLHSLLATDDSMSSCRNPPSESMNQSTFKEVLGKKKINQSSGSSLLSFPICASSPKMEGFLNGLRKLQPRLVVITEQESNVNGSSLTERVDKALDFYGALFKCLESTFLGTAVERIMLERTLLGDEIKNIVACEGVERKERHEKLETWIPRLELAGFGRETIRYDWMMQAKKELQGYGNGYKLLQENKCLFVCWNDKPLFSVSAWKVY
- the LOC130748606 gene encoding GRAS family protein TF80-like isoform X1, with protein sequence MDLGSPYAWLKDMNEEDRGKYLARIINACAMFIESGSIEYADNALEYLAHIASPYGDAMQRVATYVSEGLAFQVLKNLKGVPKALSLPKTLSTSEELLVKNLFFQFYPFLKIAYVISSHAIAEAMKGEEVIHVIDLSASEAAQWIYLMQRLKEQQKKPLLLKITAIHEKKEVLEQMALHLGVEAQKFNFHLQFNAIVSSLENLDLESLPVEKGEPLAISSVLQLHSLLATDDSMSSCRNPPSESMNQSTFKEVLGKKKINQSSGSSLLSFPICASSPKMEGFLNGLRKLQPRLVVITEQESNVNGSSLTERVDKALDFYGALFKCLESTFLGTAVERIMLERTLLGDEIKNIVACEGVERKERHEKLETWIPRLELAGFGRETIRYDWMMQAKKELQGYGNGYKLLQENKCLFVCWNDKPLFSVSAWKVY